From the genome of Gemmatimonadota bacterium:
CGCGGGCACGACGCCCGCATACCGTCGCCAACCGGCGATGGCGCCCCATCGCCGACCGGCGACGGTACACCCTCGTCTTCCATCACCCGTCCTATCAGCCGCGACATCATCTCCCTGACTCCCCCTGTCGAGCGCGCGATCCTGGTCGGCGCGCCGCGCAAGGGAACGCAGGCCCGTCATCACGTCGATGAGCACCTCGAGGAACTCGAGCGGCTCGCCGACACCGCGGGCGCCCAGGTGATCGGGAGGCTGACCCAGCAGATCGATCGCCCGCACCCTGGGACGTACCTCGGGAAGGGGAAGATCGACGAGCTGCGCCAGCGCGTCTCGGACGAGGCGGCGACGCTGGTGATCTTCGACGACGAGCTGTCGCCGGCCCAGGGGAAGAACATCGAGGAGCTGGTCGGGAAGCGCGTGATGGATCGCGCCGAGTTGATCCTCGACATCTTCGCCACGCGTGCGCGCTCGCGCGAGGCGAAGATGCAGGTCGAGCTGGCGCAGCTCACCTACATGCTCCCGCGCCTCACGCGCATGTGGACCCACCTGGAGAAGTTCCGCGGCGGTATCGGCATGCGCGGCCCTGGTGAAACGCAGCTGGAGACCGACCGCCGTCTCATCGGCCACCGGATTCGCGTACTCAAGGAGCGATTGGCCGAGGTGCAGCGCACCCGTGAGGTGCAACGCCATGGGCGGCGCGGGGAGTTCCGCGCGGCCCTCGTGGGCTACACCAACGCCGGAAAGTCCTCGATCCTGCGCGCGATGTCGGGGAGCGACGACATCTTCGTCGAGGATCGCCTCTTCGCGACGCTCGACCCGCTCTCGCGCGAGGTCGATCTCGGGGAAGGGCAGCGTGTCGTGCTCACCGACACGGTCGGGTTCATCCGCAAGCTCCCGCACCACCTGGTGGCGTCGTTCCGCGCAACGCTCGAAGAATTGCACGAGGCCGACCTGCTGCTGCACGTGATCGACGCGTCGCACCCCTCGTGGGAGGAACAGCGCGAGGTGGTCGACGACGTCATCGCTGACCTCGGCGCGCACGAGAAGCCGATGCTGTACGTCTTCAACAAGAGCGACAACCTCACGCCGGGCGAGGTCGAGGGGCTGGGGACGCGCGTGCAGCATCTCTTCCCCCACTCCGTCGTGGTGTCGTCGGTCGCACCGGGGGGGCTCGATCCGCTGCGCGAGGTGCTGCGCGAACGCGTGCGTCGATTCAAGCCGATGGTCGAGCTGCGCCTTGGTCATGGCGACGGAAAGCTGCTCGCCGAGCTGCACCGGACGGGCGAGGTCCTGGCGCAGCGCCACACGGAAGAGGGGATGTTCGTCCAGGTTCGACTGGACGAGGCGGCGCTCGGCCGGGCGCTGCGGGCCGGGGCGTCGGTGGTCGGCGCTGGAACAACCGCTGGCGCCAGCGCCTGAGCCGACTGACCTCGGCCCGGGCGTCGCACTTACTTTTCGCACATGCCAAGAGCACTCATCACCGGGATCACCGGGCAGGACGGCTCGTACCTTGCCGAACTCCTGCTCGAGAAGGGGTACGAGGTCCACGGACTCGTGCGACGCGCGTCCACGTTCAACCGCGGGCGCATCGACCACCTCGCGGTGGGGCCGTCGCACACCACGGGACGGTTGCACCTGCACTACGGCGACATGGCCGACGGCTCGTCGATGCGTCGCGTCGTCGAGTCCACCATGCCCGATGAGGTCTACAACCTGGCGGCGCAGTCGCACGTCCGCGTCTCGTTCGACCAGCCGGAGTACACCGCGGACATCGTGGCCACCGGGACGTTGCGCCTGTTGGAGGCCGTGCGGGAGCACATCGACCGCACCGGACGCCAGGTGAAGTTCTATCAGGCGGGATCGTCGGAGATGTTCGGGGCGACCGCGCCGCCGCAGCGGGAAACCACGCCGTTCCACCCGCGCTCGCCCTACGCGGTGAGCAAGCTCGCCGCGCACTGGTTCTCGGTGAACCACCGCGAGGCGTTCGGGATGTTCTGCTGCAACGGGATCCTGTTCAATCACGAGTCGCCGCGGCGCGGCGAGTCGTTCGTCACGCGGAAGATCTCGCTGGCCGTGGCCCGCATCGCCACCGGGACGCAGCAGAAGCTGGCGTTAGGCAACCTGGATGCACGGCGCGACTGGGGCTTTGCGGGCGACTACGTAGACGCCATGTGGCGGATGCTGCAGCAACCGTGGCCCGACGACTACGTGGTGGCGACCGGCGAGTCCCATTCGGTAAAGGAATTCGTGCAGGCCGCCTTCGCCCACGTGAACCTCGAATGGGAACGCTACGTCTCGCTGGATGAGAAGTACCTGCGCCCGTCGGAAGTCGACCACCTGCTGGGCGACGCGTCGAAGGCGCGCGAGAAGCTGGGGTGGAGTCCGACTGTGAGCTTCGAGGGGCTGGTGTCGATGATGGTCGACGCCGACCTCAAGGTCGCCGAGCGGGAGGCGCGGGTCGGGCGCTGACCCGCGCCGGCGAGGGATTCACCCCGCCGGCGGCCGACGGATAAACGAAACGCCCCTCGAAGCCGAGGGGCGTTTGACGTATCGAGAGTGGTCGCACAGGGACTCGAACCCCGGACCTCTGGTATGTGAGACCAGCGCTCTAACCAGCTGAGCTATGCGACCGGAACCTCGCGCCGACCCGCCGCGCGAGGGATCGGTACGTTAATGGGTCATCGGGGAGGGTGGTAGTAGGGGCCGGCGCTTTCGTCTGCGGCGGTGGCCTCGGTGCGCCGGCGCACTCGGTGGGTCCTTCGTGCGTGTTGGCGGCGCAGGTCGGCGTGCGCCCTTTCGCACCACCTCGCGGCGGGGGAGATTGCCGCTCCCCGATGCCGTGTGCCCCGCGTATCACCCCCGATGGCGCTCCTCTCCTTCCTCGATCGCGACCGTACCATCGCGCCCGCCGGCTTCTCGCGGTGGCGCGTCCCCCCGGCGGCGCTGGCGATCCACCTCGCCATCGGGCAGGCGTACGCGTTCAGCGTCTTCAACCTTCCGCTGTCGACGCTCAAGGGGATCACGTCGCGCGCGCCCGGCGACTGGGCGTTGACGACCATCGGCTGGATCTTCTCCGTCGCGATCGTCTTCCTCGGGCTCTCGGCCTTCACCTTCGGGCGATGGTTGGAGCAGGCCGGGCCGCGCAAAGCGATGTTTGCGTCGGCGGCGTGCTTCGGCGGCGGTTTCCTCGTCGCGGCGCTCGGCGTGCAGCTGCACGAGTTCTGGCTCGTGGTGCTGGGCTACGGCGTGATTGGCGGGATCGGGCTGGGGCTTGGCTACATCTCCCCGGTGTCGACGCTGATCAAGTGGTTCCCCGACCGGCCGGGAATGGCGACCGGGATGGCGATCATGGGATTCGGTGGTGGGGCGATGATCGGCTCGCCGCTGGCGGTGGCGCTGATGGAGCGATTCAGGACCCCGACGTCGATGGGGGTGACCGAGACCTTCGTGGTGATGGGGATCGCCTACTTCGTCTTCATGATGTTCGGGGCCTTCACCGTGCGGCTCCCCGCACCGGGGTGGGCGCCGTCCCTTCCGCGGGGCGAGGGGGCGCTCCGGCGCGCGCCGGTTGCGGCTGGCGGTGACGTGCACGTCGATCGCGCGATCCGCACGCCGCAGTTCTGGTTGTTGTGGGCGGTGCTCTGCCTGAACGTCACTGCGGGGATCGGCGTGTTGGGGCAGGCCTCGCCGATGATTCAGGAGATGTTCCCGGGGACAATCGGCGCCGGGGCTGCTGCTGGTTTCGTGGGGCTGTTGTCACTGGCGAACATGGCGGGACGCTTCGCCTGGTCCTCGGCGTCCGACCACCTGGGGCGCAAGCGGACGTACATGATCTACTTCGCCCTCGGCGCGGTGCTGTATGCGAGCGTTCCGGCGACCGGGCGCGCGGGATCGGTCGTCCTCTTCGTCGGCTTCTATGCGGTGATCATGAGCATGTACGGGGGCGGCTTCGCCACCATTCCGGCGTACTTGCGCGACGAGTTCGGGACGATGCACGTGGGGGCGATTCACGGTCGCTTGCTGACCGCGTGGTCGCTGGCGGGGGTGGCCGGGCCGGTGCTCGTGAACTACCTCCGCGAGTACCAGATCGGGCGTGGCGTGGCCCCCCGCGACGCGTACTCGGTCACGATGTACCTGATGGCGGCGCTGCTCGTGCTCGGCTTCGCGGCCAACTGGTTCGTGCGCCCCGTGGGGGCCGAGCATCACTTTGCGCGGGGGGCAGGGCGCGATCCTGTCCCGCTCCGTGAAGGGAGGCACTAAGCGATGGCGCCCGGTGAACGCTGGAAGCTGGTGGCCGCCTGGTTGGTGGTGGGCATCCCCGCCGCGTGGGGGGTGGCGCAGGTCATCGCCAAGTCCATGGCGCTCTTTCGTTAGGCGCGGAGGCGCTACGAACACGCTTGGGTGGCGCGGGATCGGTCGCCGCACGCTGAATGCGTGGCCGAAAACGCCGCGCCCCGCCGCCCGAACGTCCGGGCAGCGGGGCGCGTCCTGACCAACGGCATGGGCCCTCTGGGGCTCGAACCCAGGACCGACGGATTATGAGTCCGCTGCTCTAACCGGCTGAGCTAAGGGCCCGTCTGTGCAACGATACTCGCCGGCTCGCCGCGCCGCAAAGGCGCCCCGTGCGCCCGGTCCTCCTCGCCGCGTCGGCGCCCCGCAGCGCCCGGCGCCGCAGGCCCGCGCTCGACGCTACCCCTCGTTGGCGTGCGCGTCGTACGCCTCGACGATTTCCTCGGGAGTGACGGTCGCCGCCCCCAGCTTCCCGACTTCCACCCCGGCGGCGAAGTTGGCCACCACCGCCGCCTCCATCGGCGTGGCCCCCGCGGCCAGTGCGGTCGCGAGGTAGGCGGTGACGGTGTCGCCCGCCCCCACCACGTCGTAGACCTCGCGCGCGGTGGTCGGAATGCGTTGCACCTGGCCGTCCGGCGAGACGAGCGCCATGCCGCGCTCGCCCAGGGTGAGCAGCAGGTGGCGCGCGCCGAGCCGCTCGAGCGTGGCGGGGAGCGCGCCGGCATCGTCGAGGTGGACCGTCGCGCCTAACGCCGACTCCAGTTCGCGCCGGTTTGGCTTGAAGATCGTCGCCCCGCGATACGCGAAGAAGTTGCGGAACTTGGGGTCGACGACGATGGGGATGTCGCGCGCCAGCGCCCGGGCGATCGCGTGCGCGATCACGTCGGGGACCAGCACGCCCTTGTTGTAGTCCTCGAGCACGAGGGCGTCGGCGGTCGCCAGCACGCGGTCCAGGGCGGCGAGCACCTGCGCGACGTCGTCTCCGCTCAGGTCCCGGTCGTCCTCCTCGTCGAAGCGCACCACCTGCTGGGCGCGGGCGACCAGTCTCGTCTTGGTCGTCGTCGGGCGCTCCACCGGGATCAGGGCGCCGTCCTCCGACCCGATCTCCCGCAGCATCCGCCGCAGGCGCTCTCCGCCCTCGTCGCGCCCCACGGCGGCGACCAGCGTTCCGACCGCCCCGGCCGCGGCGACATTCTGGGCCACGTTGGCCGCCCCGCCAAGGGCGTACTTCCGGTCGCGCACCCGCACAACGGGGACCGGCGCCTCGGGTGAGATGCGCTCGACGTCGCCGCGCAGGTAGACGTCGAGCATCGCATCGCCCACCACGGCAACGTGCCGCCGGCGCATCTGCTCGAGGAGGGTGATCAGGCGCGCACGCGACACGTGCGAGGCCGGCGAGCTGGGACGGGGAGTCGACATGGCGACGGAAGCTAGGAGGACGCGTCCCGCAGGGTCAACCAATGTCGGCGAGATCTCCCCAGCACCCCTGATCGGTTCACGCCCCGATTATCTTCCCTGCGACCAGTCCAACCGGGCCGGCGATTCTCCAACCGGCGCTCGCATGCACTCCTACCAACTCGACGTCATCGTCAGCCGAGGGAACGCGATCGAATCGCGTCACCGGGTGCACGCGGCGGTGTGGGATGCGTCCGCCGGGCTCGTGGGGAGCGCGCGGGATCCCTTTCTCGTCTCGCCGTGGCGTTCCTGCGCCAAGCCGTTCCAGGTCCTGCCGTTTCTCGAGACCGGCGGTTTCGACGAGTTGGTCTGGGGCGATGACGAACTCGCCCTGGCGTGTGCCTCGCACGGCGGTGAACCGGAGCACGTGGCAATTGCCGGTCGCATGCTGCAGACGATTGGCATGGAAGAAGGGGACCTCGCCTGCGGGCCGCACGAACCGCTGTCGCGCCGCGGTGCGCGTATCGTGCGCGAGGCCGGCTACTCTCCGACGCGCCTGCACAACAACTGCTCGGGGAAGCACGCCGCGATGCTCGCTCGGGCGCACGTCTCGGGGTGGTCGACCCACGGCTACGAGCGCGACGGGCATCCGGTGCAAGGCTCGGCCCTGGAATCGGTGGCGCGCTGGACGGGGTCCCCTCGGACAAGATCGAGCGAGCCATCGACGGCTGCGGGGTCGTCGTGTTCGGCCTGCCGTTGGCCAACATGGCGCGCGCCTACGCCATGCTCGCGGCGAGCGCCACACGTGGCGACGAGCTGCCGTCGCGCATCGCCCGCGCGATTCGCACCCGCCCCATGATCTTCGGCGGAACCGATCGGTTCGACAGTACCCTGGTGGAGGAGACGTCGGGGCGCGTCATCGCCAAGATCGGCGCCGAGGGGATCCACTCGGCGGCGCTGCTCGACCTGGGGATCGGGGCGGTGGTGAAGGTCGAGGACGGGTCGATGCGCGCGCAGTTCCCGGCGCTCCTGCGCCTGCTGCAGCTGCATGGCGCGCTCCCCGATCCGTTGCCGGCGCGCCTGCAGGACTTCGCGCGCACGCGCGTGAAGAACACGCGCGGCGAGGTGGTGGGCGAGGTTCGCGTCGTCGACGGATGACGCAATCGGATGGTACGACCGGGAACGGAATGATGACGCCCGGGGCGGGCACGCTGCCTAACGTTGCGGGACTCGACGCCGCGCACGTCGCGATGGTGCGGCTGGCGGCGGCCATCGCCGGGGCCGGCGAGCCGGCCGTGCGCGACGCGCTGGCACAGGCGCTCGAGGCGGTCCCTCACGAGTGGGTGGAGGAAGTGATCCTGCAGTCGTACTTGTTCGCGGGGTTCCCCCGTGCGCTCAATGCCGCGCGCGAATGGCGCCGGTTGTCGGGACGTGCGGCACCGGTCACCGACGAGGGCGAGCGCTTCGACCAGGCGGCGCAGTGGAGCGCGGCGGGGGAGGCAACGTGTCGCGTGGTGTACGGTGCCACCTACGAACGCCTGCGGCACAACATCCGGGCGCTGCACCCGGCGCTGGATGCGTGGATGATCGTCGAGGGTTACGGGAAGGTGCTGTCACGGCCGCAGCTCGACCTGCGGCGCCGCGAACTCTGCATCGTCGCGGCGTGCGCGGCCGCGGGGCAGGACCGTCAGCTGCACGCCCACCTTCACGGGGCGCTCCATGCGGGCGCCAGCGTGGAGGAGGTGACCGGCACGCTGGCCGCCGTCACCGATTACATGGCGCCGGGGAATCCCGCGCGCTACCGCCTACTTCTCGAGCGCGTGGTGCACCAGGATGTTCATTGATCTCGTCGTCGTTCGCGTCGCTGCCGGCACCGGCGGGTCGGGGTGCGTCTCCTTCCGCCGGGAGAAGTTCTACCCGATGGGGGGGCCAGACGGTGGCGACGGAGGGCGCGGGGGCGACGTCATCGTCCGCGCCGATCGCAACCTGGCCACGCTGCTCGACTACACGTATCGCGACCAGTGGATCGCCGAGCGCGGGCAGCACGGCAGCGGGAACAACAAGACCGGGCGCTCCGCCGACAATCTCGTCCTCCCGGTCCCGCCCGGGACCGTCATTCGCGATCACGACTCGGGCGAGCGCGTCGGCGAGGTGGTCGAGCACGGCCAGGAACTCGTCGTCGCCAAGGGGGGACGCGGTGGGAAGGGGAACGCCTTCTTCGCCACCGCCACCCATCAGTCGCCGCGCGAGTGGCAGCCGGGTGAGGAGGGCATCGCCCGCACGCTCGAGTTGGAGCTCAAGCTCATCGCCGACGTCGGGCTGGTAGGAAAGCCCAACGCGGGAAAGTCGACGCTGCTCTCGGTCATCTCGGCGGCCCGCCCGAAGATCGCGGACTACCCGTTCACCACGCTGCAGCCCAATCTCGGCGTCGTGGCCCTGACCGATCATCGCACGTTCGTCGTGGCCGATATCCCGGGGATCATCGAGGGGGCACATGAGGGGAAGGGGCTCGGACTCCAGTTCCTCCGCCACATCGAGCGGACGCGACTCCTCGCCTTCCTGATTCCCATCGACGCCGAGGACTGGCAGGCCGAGTACGATCAGCTCCGTCACGAGGTCGAGCAGTACTCGCCCGAACTGGCGGCCAAGCCGCATTGCGTCGTCTTCACCAAGCACGACTTGCTGGGGGAGGAGTACATCCCCGAGATCGAGACGCCGGGAGCGTTCGGCCGCTACTCGATCAGCGCGGCGGCGCGCCAGGGGCTGGATACGCTCAAGGCCGAGTGGTGGTCGCAGCTGCTCGAGATGCGCAAGGCGAATGAGCGCGCGACGGAGAAGGCGGGCGATGCGGCACCGTCGTCGCTCGACCGCCCGGACGAGGCCGACCACACCGACGCGCATTCCTCTGACGCCGCCGACGACGCTGTCGACGCCTGACGAGCGCGCCGCACGCGCGGCGCCTGACGAGCGCGCCGCCGGGGCGGCGCCCGACGAGCGCGCCGCCGGGGCGGCGCAGGACGAGCGCGTGGCGGCGCTGGCGATCGCCGGCATCGCCGGGCTGGGGCCGGTGCGGATCACGCGGCTCGTCGCCGACGCTGGAGACGTCGCATCGGCGCTCAGCCGGGCCGTGCCCGACGCGCGCGAGCGAGAAGCGCTGCTCGCGCGGGCGCGCGCGGAGCTCGCCGACTTCGCACGGCGCGGCATCGACGTCGTCGGCATTGCCGAGTCGCGCTATCCGGCGCCGGTGCGCGACCTGGAGGATGCGCCCCCGGTCCTGTATGCGTTAGGCGCGCTCGCGCACACGGTGCCACCGGCGGTGGCGCTGGTGGGGTCGCGCCAGGCGACGGCGTATGGGCGGCAGGTGGCGCGTGACTTTGCCCGCCGCCTCGCATCCCGCGGGATCTGTGTGGTCAGCGGGTTGGCGGCGGGGATCGACGCCGAGGCACACGCCGCGGCCCTATCGGCCGGTGGACCAACCGTCGCGGTGCAGGGGACGGGGGTGGACGTTGCGTATCCGCGCAGCAACACCGCCCTGCATGCGCGCATCGCCCGCGAGGGACTCGTGCTCTCCGAGCTCGCACCGGGACGGCCGGCCCATGCCGGCGCCTTTCCTCGACGCAACCGCATCATCGCGGCACTCGCCGACGTGGTGGTCGTCGTGGAGGCCGGGGTGCGCTCGGGGGCGTTGATCACCGCGCAGTTAGGCGGGGAACTCGGACGCACGGTCGCGGCCGTGCCCGGGCCGATCGATGCGGAGGCGTCGCGCGGGGCCAACCAGCTTCTCCGCGACGGTGCGCAGGTCATCGCCTCGTTCGACGATCTGCTCGGACTGCTGGCGCTCACGCGGCGTGGGCGCGAGGGTGCCGCCTTCGCCACGCCAACCGCCGTCGACGACGAGGTGGCGTGCCGGTTGCCGCCCGATGTGCGGCCCGACTCGCCGGAGGGACGCGTGCTCGCCGTCCTTGCCCGCGGCGCGCAGGGCACCGACGACCTCGTGCGCGCGTGCGCCCTCTCGCCGCGCGACGTGGCCACGGCGCTGTGTCATCTCGAGGTGCATGGCGAGATCGCCTTCGACCCCTCCGGCATGGTGCGGATCGTCTCGCGAACGGCAATGGCGGGACGATGAGCGGATTGGTCGATGCACGCGGGGTGACGTTTCGTCACGTGTATGTGCACGTCCCGTTTTGTGCGCGGCGCTGTTCGTATTGCGACTTCTCCATCGCCGTGCGACGCGTTGTCCCGGTCGAGGACTTCGTGCAGGCCCTGGCCGGTGAACTGGCGGCGCGCTTTGGCGAGCCGCCGGCCCTTTCGCATGAACGCACGCGGATCGACACGCTCTACCTGGGTGGAGGGACGCCGTCCCGACTGGGGGGCGACGGGGTCGTCGACGCCATCGCCGCGGTTCGGCGCTACGCAAGCGTCGACGAGTCGACCGAAGTGACGATCGAGGCGAATCCCGAGGATGTCACCGCCGCGATCGTCGCCCAGTGGGTTGGGGCCGGCGTGAACCGTGTCTCGCTCGGCGTGCAGAGCTTCGATCCGCAGGTGCTCGCGTGGATGCACCGCACGCACGACGTGGCGGCGGTGCACGCCGCCGTGGACGCGCTCGCGGCCGGCGGGATCGCCAATTGGTCGCTCGACCTCATCTACGCGCTTCCGGGCGAAGTGCCGCGCGATTGGGCACGCGATCTGGACGCGGCGATCGCGCTCGAGCCTACACATCTCTCGGCGTACGGACTGACCGTGGAGAGTGGAACCCCGCTCGCGCGCTGGCGGGAGCGGGGGGCGATTCATGACGCCGACGAGGAACGGTACGAACGCGACTTCCTGCTGGCGCACGAGCGTCTGGCGGCGGCGGGGTTCGATCACTACGAGGTCTCGAATTGGGGGCGCCCTTCGCTCGAGTCGCGCCACAATTCGTGCTACTGGCGTGGTGTCCCGTATCTCGGCCTCGGACCGGCGGCCCACGGCTTCGACGGCGACACACGGCGATGGAACGAGCGCGAGTACGTGCGCTGGCTGGAGCGAACCCGCACGGGGAGTGACCCGATGGGCGGCTCGGAACAGCTCACGGAGAGCCAGCGCGCGCTCGAGGCGGTCTACGTCGGCCTCCGCACATCACAGGGAGTGATGATCGCCCTGTCGGACGCGCTCGTGGTCGATCGATGGATCGCGGAGGGGTGGGGCTCCGTCGCCGAGGGGCGACTTCGGCTGACCCCGCGCGGCTGGCTTCGTCTCGATGCGCTCGTTGCTGCCTTGACTGAGCATCGAAGTCGTTACTAGGTTTGGACTTATGGCGTCCCCTGAGCTGTCCGACCGCGAGCGGCGGGTCCTCGAAGCGGTAATCCAGAGCTACGTCGAAACGGCGGAGCCTGCAGGGTCGCGCACGATTTCGAAGCGCTTCGGACTCGGCGTGTCTCCGGCGACGATCCGGAACACGATGAGCGACCTCGAGGAAAAGGGGTATCTCTATCACCCGCATACCTCTGCCGGGCGCATCCCGACGGACATCGCCTATCGCCTGTACGTCGACACGCTGATGCGCGCGCAGGTGGTCCCGCGTGCCGACGCCGACCGCATCTCCGAGCACCTGTCGCAGAGCGGGGCGTCGGCGATCGAGGCGATCCTGCGCAAGGCCGCGCAGTCGCTGTCGATCGTTACGCAGGAGTTGGGGGTCGCACTCGGGCCGCGTCTCGACAATGCGGTGCTGCAGCGCCTGGAGCTCATTCGCGTGTCCAACGAGCGCCTGCTCCTCATGCTCACGCTGGGAGGGGGGGCGGTGCGGACGATCTTCGTCGAGGTCGACGGGCAGATCGCCGAGAGCGCGGTCGCCGAGGTGATGGTAGTGCTCAACGAGCGCCTGGCGGGGCTGTCGTTGCGGACGATCCGCGCCACGCTGGGTGAGCGCCTGCGCGACTCGAGCACGACGGCGGGGGTGAGCGAGCTGCTCAACGTCTTCGTGCAGGAAGGGGAGACGCTGTTCGACGTCGCGGGCGCCGGGGATGACGACGGCGTCGTGCTCGGGCAGGCGTCAGTGCTCGCCGAGCAGCCTGAGTTCAGCAGCGGCGACGGGATGCGTCGCCTCCTCGCGCTGACCGAGACGCGCGCGCAACTTGGGCAACTCCTGCGCGGACGTTCGGCGTCGCCCGGGATCTCGATCACGATCGGCAACGAGCATGGCGATCCGCGGCTCGAAAGCTTCACGATCGTAACCGCCGAGTATCGGGTTGGGTCGCTGAACGGTGTGATCGGGGTCATCGGCCCGACGCGCATGCCGTACGACAAGGTGATCGCTTTGGTGCGGCATACGTCGCTCCTGGTCTCCGACATTCTTCACTAGCAGAGCCGAGGCCCATGGCCGATTTCTATACGACGCTCGGCGTCGCGCGTGGCGCGTCCGACGACGAGATCAAGCAGGCCTACCGGAAGCTGGCCACCAAGTGGCATCCGGACCGGAACAACGGCTCGAAGGATGCCGAGGAGAAGTTCAAGGAGATCACCGAGGCGTATGACGTGCTGCGCGATGCCGACAAGCGCGCCGCGTACGATCGTTATGGCGAGGCGGGGCTGCGTGGGGCCGCAGGCGGGGCCAACTACCACCACGTCGACCTCTCCGAGGCGCTCAACATCTTCATGAAGGACTTCGGGGCGTTCTCCGGGCTGGGCGAGTTCTTCCAGCAAGGAGGGCGGCAGCAGCGCGGTGGCCCGCGCACGGGCCAGGACGTGAAGATCACCGTGGAGCTGACGCTGGCCGAGGTGGCCGCCGGCGTGACGAAGACCTTCACCGTCAAGCTGCTCGACGCGTGCGACAAGTGCGCGGGGAGCGGGGCCGAGCCCGGGACCAAGCCGCAGACGTGCCACACCTGCGCGGGGTCGGGCGAGGTGCGTCGGGCACAGCGATCGTTCTTCGGACAGTTTGTCTCGGTCGTCCCGTGCCCGATGTGTTCCGGTGAGGGAGTCGTCGTGACGGCGCCGTGCAAGAAGTGTCGGGGCGAGGGGCGCGTGCGCGGCGAGCACACGATCCCGGTGCAGATCCCGGCCGGTGTGTCGTCGGGGCAGTACATGACGTTGCGCGGGCTCGGCAATGCCGGGCCGCGTGGCGGCGGTCGTGGCGACATCCTCGTCGTGTTCGAGGTGGCTGAGGACCAGCGGTTCGAGCGCGATGGCGAGGACCTGTACACCGAGGTCCTGGTCTCCTATCCGCAGCTGGTGCTTGGCGCCGACGTCGACGTCCCGACGGTGACGGCGACGATGTCGGTGCGCATCCCGGCCGGGACGCAGAGCGGGCACGTCTTGCACCTGCGCGGACGGGGACTGCCGCGCGTGAACTCCTCGGGCGTGGGCGACCTGCACGTGCGGGTGCAGCTCTGGACGCCCGACGGCGTGTCGCGCGAGGAAGAAGAGCTGCTCAAGAAGCTGCAGACGCTCGCGGCGGCGCCGCCGGAGCAGGGGCGCTCGAAGGGGTTCTGGACCAAGATGAAGGAAGCGTTAGGCGCGTGACGTGGACCTCGCTGCGGGTCCATGCCCCTGGGCGGCTGGCGGACGCGTCGACCGCGATGTTCGCCGCCGGTGCGCAGGGGGTGCACGAGGACGGCGCCTCACTGGTCACGCACTTCCCGCCGGAGACGGACATCGCCGCGGTGATCCGGCAGGTGCAAGCGGCCGTCCCCGACGCGGTCTGCGAGACGTCGGCGACCGAGGCCATCGACTGGTCGGTGCACTGGCGCGACAAGCTGCACGCCCAGCAGGTCGGGCGCCTCACGATCGCCCCCACCTGGCAGGCGGATGGGTTGGACCCGGCCACCACCGTCGTGATCGATCCGGGGATGGCCTTCGGCACGGGGGACCATCCGACAACCCGCGGCGCGACGCGCCTCATGCAGGAGGTCGTGCACCCCGGGCTCGTCGTCGCCGACCTGGGCGCCGGGAGCGCGGTACTGTCGATTGCGGCCGCCAAGCTCGGTGCCTCGCGCGTTTTCGCGGTGGAGTACGACGCCGACGCGATCTCGAACGCCGAGGAGAACGTCGAGCGCAACGCCGTCGAGGGCATCGTCCACGTCTTCGAGGGCGATGCGACGGTCTTCCTCCCGCTGGTCGCCCCCGTCGACGTCGTGGTCGCCAACATCATCTCGTCGGTGCTCGTCGAACTGCTCCCCGCGATGCACGCTGCCCTTCGGCCAGGCGGGCACGCGGTGCTGGCGGGGATCCTGCTCGAGGAGAAGGAGTTCATGCTCGAGGCGCTGCACT
Proteins encoded in this window:
- the dnaJ gene encoding molecular chaperone DnaJ — protein: MADFYTTLGVARGASDDEIKQAYRKLATKWHPDRNNGSKDAEEKFKEITEAYDVLRDADKRAAYDRYGEAGLRGAAGGANYHHVDLSEALNIFMKDFGAFSGLGEFFQQGGRQQRGGPRTGQDVKITVELTLAEVAAGVTKTFTVKLLDACDKCAGSGAEPGTKPQTCHTCAGSGEVRRAQRSFFGQFVSVVPCPMCSGEGVVVTAPCKKCRGEGRVRGEHTIPVQIPAGVSSGQYMTLRGLGNAGPRGGGRGDILVVFEVAEDQRFERDGEDLYTEVLVSYPQLVLGADVDVPTVTATMSVRIPAGTQSGHVLHLRGRGLPRVNSSGVGDLHVRVQLWTPDGVSREEEELLKKLQTLAAAPPEQGRSKGFWTKMKEALGA
- a CDS encoding 50S ribosomal protein L11 methyltransferase — protein: MTWTSLRVHAPGRLADASTAMFAAGAQGVHEDGASLVTHFPPETDIAAVIRQVQAAVPDAVCETSATEAIDWSVHWRDKLHAQQVGRLTIAPTWQADGLDPATTVVIDPGMAFGTGDHPTTRGATRLMQEVVHPGLVVADLGAGSAVLSIAAAKLGASRVFAVEYDADAISNAEENVERNAVEGIVHVFEGDATVFLPLVAPVDVVVANIISSVLVELLPAMHAALRPGGHAVLAGILLEEKEFMLEALHSDGWRLEREDVEDVWWSITIAKA